The genomic region GGACTCGTCGTTCTGGTTCCAGTAAAAGCTGGCCGGGAAGGTCAGGCCCTGGGCCGTTGGCAGACCGAGCGCGTGGATCTCGGTGATGTAGGTCAGGAACGTGGCCAGGGTCTGCCCGGTCTTGCGGGCCAGCCCGAATTCGTGCGCCTGCTTGACGGCGTTCACCAGGTCGGTGCCCACCGAGGCGAAGCCGACCACCTTCGCCCCCGAATTCTGCGCCTGCAGCAGCAGCGAGCCGTAGTCGGTCTCGCCGATCGGGTGGCGCACCGCGCCCAGCACCCGCCCGCCGGCGGCGGTGATGGTGTGGGTGGCCTCCTCCTGCAGGGCGCGGCCGAAGGTGTGGTCCACGGTGATGAAGAACCAGCTCGTGCCGCCGCCTTCGATGACCGCCCGTGCCGTGCCCGCGGCCAGGGCATGGGTGTCGTCGGCCCAGTGGGTGCTGGTGGGGAAGCAGGATCGGGTGGTGAGGTCGGCGGTGGCGGCAGCGGTGATCATCACCGTCCTGCCGCGCTCACGCGCCGCCTGCTGGACCGCGAAGGCGATGGCGGTGACCGGAAGGTCGACGATCGCGTCGACCCCGTCATACTCGTACCAGCGGCGTGCGATGGTACCAGCAACGTCCGGTTTGTTCTGGTGATCGGCGTGCAGGACCTGCACGGGCCGGCCCAGCACGCTGCCGCCGAAATCGGCGACCGCCATCTGCGCCGCCAGCACCGAGCCGGGGCCACCGCTGTCCTGGTATGGCCCGGTTTCGTCGGTCAGCACGCCGATCCGTACCGGCGCCTCGGCCCGCGCGCGCCCGATCACCGGGGCCGCGGCAGCGACCCCCAGCAGCACACGCCGGCCCAGGCCGTT from Rhodovastum atsumiense harbors:
- a CDS encoding ABC transporter substrate-binding protein codes for the protein MTTNGLGRRVLLGVAAAAPVIGRARAEAPVRIGVLTDETGPYQDSGGPGSVLAAQMAVADFGGSVLGRPVQVLHADHQNKPDVAGTIARRWYEYDGVDAIVDLPVTAIAFAVQQAARERGRTVMITAAATADLTTRSCFPTSTHWADDTHALAAGTARAVIEGGGTSWFFITVDHTFGRALQEEATHTITAAGGRVLGAVRHPIGETDYGSLLLQAQNSGAKVVGFASVGTDLVNAVKQAHEFGLARKTGQTLATFLTYITEIHALGLPTAQGLTFPASFYWNQNDESRAWARRFFAERRAMPTKNQALVYTSTLHFLKGMKEAGTADPVAVNRAMKALPVAYFGRPGSIRQDGRVLFDLTLFRVRKPGESDVAWDYYESIRSIPAAEAFLPMNASCGA